From Salmo salar chromosome ssa21, Ssal_v3.1, whole genome shotgun sequence:
AATGATGTACTCGTCGTTGGCagtgagaggaggacagggacagCCAGAGTTGTAGTACAGTGTGACTGTATCACGAGGGATGTTCACTAAGGAAGACTTCAGGATGTCTTTGACCTCCACGATGGCACTCAGATCATGATTTCTGCTTCTAATCTCCTTCACCCTCGCACGAATCACTGGGAGGAAAAGATTAAACATGATTTTAGTTCATTTGATTATTTTAGGATCCTTTACATTTGAAAGCCAATTTGTTTGACTGAACATTCAGTGCCGTTTTCCTGGACATGAATGAAGCCTAGTCCAGGACTAAAAAGCGCTTTTGATGGAGATTCCATTCAGAGTGCTTTTTACtccaggactaggtttaatctgtgtctggaataACATCCAGAGTTTTTGGACAATGGTAATATCATGCATTGTAATAATCAGctaactatatctctctcattctGGAATCTTCTCTCACTCCGGAACTGCAAAAATAATTGGCAAAAAAATCATACAGAAAATAACCCACCATAGTTGTAATTACTCTTTAGGTAGGTCTTCAGACCCAGTCTTACCGACTTGCACTTGCATCGATCTGAAACAATAAAAGGATGTGATTAATTGTAGAACATCTGGTTTTTGAACAGCAATATTACATTCTTGAAATGAATGTAATGAAAAACACATGACATCAAAATCTATATCATATTCTAACATAATACTGTACAGAAAAGATTCTTCAGCACTAAATTCAATAGCCAGAAATATTGTAGACATACATTTCTAAGCACATTAGGTTACATTTTCAGTATGTTAGGACAAAAACAGCTCCATTCAAAAGTATAAAATGTTTAGATAAAGCAaagaaaatgtgaatattatttaCCATTGTTGGCTCCTTTACAGTTGACATTGTGAGAATCACTTGGAAAGTCAGGAGTTGATTCTGAATAAAAATAACTATGATGAGAACATTTTCACTGAAGAACAGTACAATCTATCAACTTCACAAGTAGCCTCTAATAAAATAGACAACTGTGGTTTAATTCACTTTATATTGGGAACATATTCAAGGGTCACATGCATCTTACCAGGTGAGCATTTTGAGGGGTCTTGATAATAGGGGTTGTCTGAGGAAGAGAGGAATAATATGTACTTACAAGTGGCTGATGTAGAGAATTGTACATCTACATCATATTTCCCCTTTGATCTCTCTCTTTTTATATTATGTGAGGTATATTTATTCACAATATCTATTTCAGAAATACACCATGGAATCATCATAATCACCCTTATCCTACCTGGTCCTTCTGCTTTGACAATGGCCTCTGGCGAGATACAGACTCCCCGGTCATAGACTGGCAGATCCTCGCAGGCCAAGCTCTCTGGCCAGGTGTGATTATAGCGCTTCATCACCGGTTCACAGCCGCACTTCGCCCGTTCACACACCGACTTGCAGGGCTTGATAGGGTCGTGTTGGAAGTCAATAGTGCATATTGGAGCGTACATGGCGCACAGGAAGAACAATAAATCTGGACTGCACTGAGTGCCAAGAAGCCCTTCAAACTGCTCAATGGCCAGGACTGCGTTCGCCTGGGTGCTGTGGTGGAGGTGGTTGGGCATTTTCGTCATGTTCCAGGGCATGGACTTGCACAGTGGGATCCGGATGGGCTCGCATGCCGCTGCGGACGCTCTGGGTATCCCAAACAGACAGGTAATCGCGAGGAAGGAGACGAAGAACTCGTGTGAAAACATGATCATCCTCAGTAAAATTCAGACAGGTGGTTTAGGATAACAAaattaaaaaaggaaaaaaaagaaatctaAATGCAATGCCTGGTTATGAAGTCGGCATGGATAAACTTCAATGCAATCCTAAAATCTATAGCCCTAAAGTCGCTGTCGAAAGTTGTCTGTCTACCTGGACGTGTCCAAACTTAACGTCACGTAGAAGGAACGAGGAACGAAAGTCATCTTTCGTGCGTAAAACCAAAACAACAAAGCCTATTCGAATCCCTAGCGGGAGATAACGTGGAGATTCCTTTAGTTTTCCCACTGTTCTTTTGTTCCTTATTCCATCCGCGCGTGTGTGATCATATTGCGGGTGGAAGTGGGCTGGGGTGGTGGCTccgctctctctatcccttcctccccAGACCAGTTTGCGCTGCAGTGATTGCTCGCTGGAATCACAGTGACCGCACAGTGCCGGACCAGCTTTTTTACCCCTCCGCATCATCATCATGCCTCAGTCTGACCCAGgacactcctcctctcctgcttCAAGCCAATACCAAGCAGGGCTGGATAGCTTGTCCCACAGCCTTCTTTGAAATGCTTGGTCGTTATGGAATAGGCTATATAGCCTAACTCATTTCAGTAGCTAGGCCTATTCATTTCTATTTGGATTAAAAGTAAAGTCATGAAACCCTTATAAAGTCACCATTATAAAGTCACAAATCTAAAGACATGAGGACAGTGCTAAGTACACAAGAAACTTTAATCAAGCCTAATTATTAGTGTAAACACAACACAATTGTCTTTGATGAATGTTAATAGGCTCATTGGCTGTTGACAAGATTAAGAATGTGTTAAATAGCATCCTTTATGCAAACAGTGTTTAAATAATATACAATGAACAGCATGGAGGATTTTAAAGGGATCGTTTATGTGACCAAGAGGTCATATAGGGTCAAATAGTTAATTATAATTAAGATACAGTATTCACCATTTCAGTGTTCACTATTTAATTACCATTTCAGAGTTCACTATTTCATTAATTACCATTTCAGTGCTTAGTATTTAATTAATTACCATTTCAGAGTTCACTATTTCATTAATTACCATTTCAGAGTTCACCATTTCATTAATTACCATTTCAGAGTTCACCATTTCATTAATTACCATTTCAGAGTTCACTATTTCATTAATTACCATTTCAGAGTTTTCTGGATCCATGTAAAATTAGGCCAAATAATGTGGAGCAAATTACTGTTATGAAAGCTTCATAAAGAGCCTTTTTCATGTAGTTTCTCACAAATACTGTACCAGTGGAAAAGAGAGCAGATTTAGGATTTAAGATTTGTAGATCAAAGGGTCGTCTGATTACCTCTCAGCCATAATTAGAATGTTCACATTTCTTCCTCCAGTCAAACTTGAACACAGAAACTactaatcgtgtgtgtgtgatcacgTGACTGAGGGGGTGTTTAACATTATGACCAGGGGAACGTCAATGTGAGGGCTGCTGGCCGGGACCCTCAGGGCAAAGGAACACTTCCCCACTAATATTTTGACAGCAAAAAGAAGGAAGAAGCACGAAACAAGTGACTAGAACTGTTCTAGGAAAGACCTTCTAGACCTTCTAGTTCTAGACAACCTTTGTTTCAGAATACACTGACAAGCCAACTCAATAACACAATCAGATCAGATGGGAGCTTGACAATTAGCTGCCAAGTGTGACAGCTTGAACTTTTGTGGACATTTATCTAAACGAATGTCTCAAATGCAAACTCAAGTTAAAATGATTAGGCTAATCGtagtactgtatgtctgtctatgtATAGCATTTTGTGTGCTGAAAACAAGAATAATCCCACATTAGGCCAGTAAGTGGATATAGACTAAGATTTATTTGTCACGTTATGGAGGATACACTGTTCATTGAAACATTGAAAACATATAAAAGTGGTAAAAGGAGAGCTATTTATTAACATTCAATAAATATGAAAGAATGTTTATTATATACCGTACAGACAGGTACAATGGAGTGGTTATGCCAATGAGGCATTTAGTTAAAAAATTATTCTATGCTTTATACAAATATCAACCATCTGTTACCACTTTTCATAATATTTAAGTTTAATACCAACATTTTAGCTTAGCTCCAAATAATATAAAATGCTATGGTTTCTCAACAATTTGGCAAATATCTCAAAAGAACACAAGAATGTAATTAACACAAATTCACAGATACACATACTGTAATAATCAACAGATGATGATGGTGAATGGAATAACTGTGGATCATCATTTCCCCAAAAATCTGCAATTGGTTTTGCACATTGCAATGCTGCACTTTACCCTTAATAGCAATTTTAGTGTTACATTTAACCCATTCAATATTTAGAAACTGAAAGACTAAGACAGTATTCAAAAATGAAATGAAGTAGTAGTGTACCACTGATCATTGTCAACAAAGCTTACATCAGATTCATTTAAGTAAACAAATTATTCATTCATAAAACTGGGTGAAAAGAAAAAACCTTGATCCCACAAAACCAATAATATCATTTTTGTTTTCTTTAAGACTGAAGATGAAACACAGCACACCCACAATGGTCACATCATCATATCAGACTCTCAAGTTGTCCAGAGCCATATATTTCTATTCTCAGTATAGGGCTCTGGGGCTGCCTGCATGTATCaagcctctcagagtaggagttctgatctaggatcaggtcccctgtcCACGTAACTGCTGGGTGTAACCCTAGCTAGcaagctgtcatggtcaaaacatatagactaAATGGTTGCTAAAATGGGAAGAGTTCTGTTCATGATAAGAAgttgctctgctttcttgacatcgAAATCAaccagacaggtcctacaggccctagttttgtcgcgcCTGGACAACTGCCCAGTTGTGTAGTCATGTGCGGCAAAGCAGGACATAGGACAATTGCAGTTgatccagaacagagcagcacataTTGCACTGAAAATGTACACAGAGGGCAGATGTCAGtggtatgcatgtcaatctctcttggCTCAAAGTGTTTTTTTGCCAGGTGTTGATTGGTTAAAGGTATCAAACTGTTTGGTCAAGCAGTTGGCACATAGTTCGGACACTCATTGgtacaacacaagacatgcagccagaggtctcttcacagtccccaggtccagaacagaggctgggaaacacacagtattaaatagagccatgactacatggaactctctaccaCCCCGGGTAACTCAAACTAGCAataataccagatttaaaaaatgGATAAAAGAACACCTTACGGCACGACGGGGACTGTAAAGAGACagacatttttatacattttgcatTATATTCTGcattgtattatgtagtgtattctGCATTGTATTAagtattgtattatgtagtgtattctGTAGTGTATTCTGTAGTGTATTAAGTATTGTAGTACGTATTGTATTAAGTATTGTATTCTGTATTGTATTCTGCAGTGTATtctgtagtgtattatgtagtgtattatgtagtgtattatgcattgtattaagtagtgtattatgtatattatgtattttatgtattctatttgttgttttgtttcctgtttggactccaggaagagATTAGCAGTGGGatccaaataaaatattaaatcttattaattgtgatctaaaaggcaaaactgatctcaaattagcactcctactctgagaagcttGATACATACAGCCCCTGGTGTTGTCTTCTTCACTCTCTGCAAGTTAAGGCTCCAGACAAAACCTCTTTCTCTCGCTAGGCAGGGAGCCTCcccgcctgcctctctctctctcgctagcctccctgcctctccctcgctagcctccctgcccctctccctcgctagcctccctgcccctctccctcgctagcctccctgcctctctccctctcttgcctccctgcctctctctctctgctagcctccctgcccctctctctcgctagcctccctgcccctctccctcgctagcctccctgcctctctcgcctccctgcctctctccctctctcgcctccctgcctctctctccctctctcgcctccctgcctctctctccctctctctctctcgctagcctccctctctctctcgctagcctccctgcctctctctccctttctctcgctagcctccctgcctctctctccctttctctcgctagcctccctgcctctctcccgctaggctccctgcctctctcccgctaggctccctgcctctctcccgctaggctccctgcctctctcccgctaggctccctgcctctctcccgctaggctccctgcctctctcccgctaggctccctgcctctctctctctctctctcgctagcctccctgcctctctccctccctgcctctctccctcccctccctcgctagcctctcctcctcctctctcgctagcctctcctcctcctcctctctcgctagcctctcctcctcctctctcgctagcctctcctcctcctctctcgctagcctctcctcctcctctctagctCTCCTCTCTAGctagcctctcctcctcctcctctctagcctctcctcctcctctctagtctctcctcctcctcctctctagtctctcctcctctctagtctctcctcctctctagtctctcctcctctctagtctctcctcctctctagtctctcctcctctctagtctctcctcctcctctcctcctcctctccctctcctctctagccTCTTTTCACCTCCTCTCAGGGCTCTCAGGTGGAGGAAGGCACACTCTGCTTGTAGACGGCGTGGTATGCGTTACGGAGCAGCACATATGGGAAGCAGGACTCCAGAAGGTCCATGGTCAGGAATGGGGACTCCTGCACAATCTGGTAGAGAAAACACATGGATGGATAAGGATACAACCCAAAATAAACACTGTGAGAACAAAGTTACAcataggttgcatcccaaatgtcaccctattccctatataagtgcacaacttttgaccagggcccacatacggctctggtcaaaagtagtggactatatagggaatagggtgccatttgggatgcagattaaGTTTAATCACACTTTTGTGATCTTGCCTTGTTCTCTATGTTATCGGGGCAGAGTAGCCCCATGGATAAggcagaagggtgtgtgtgtgtgtgtgtgtgtgcgtgcgtctgtgtgttCTATCTTATGCCAGGTCCACTGCAGGATAAAGACTGTGGCTGATTCTTCCTTCTTTCCATTATAGTTGTCTTTCTATTCAACAACCTCCCTCCTGTAGATTATTCTTCAAAGGAAAGCAAATTCCACAGACCAATGAGTAAGCCTCTCTGATCAAAAGACCATACATGTGTATGCATGACTGCATATGTAATTTTCAATACAGTCAGAAAGAAAATAGTGCTCTGTTCATTTTCC
This genomic window contains:
- the LOC106582261 gene encoding secreted frizzled-related protein 3, which translates into the protein MIMFSHEFFVSFLAITCLFGIPRASAAACEPIRIPLCKSMPWNMTKMPNHLHHSTQANAVLAIEQFEGLLGTQCSPDLLFFLCAMYAPICTIDFQHDPIKPCKSVCERAKCGCEPVMKRYNHTWPESLACEDLPVYDRGVCISPEAIVKAEGPDNPYYQDPSKCSPESTPDFPSDSHNVNCKGANNDRCKCKSVRLGLKTYLKSNYNYVIRARVKEIRSRNHDLSAIVEVKDILKSSLVNIPRDTVTLYYNSGCPCPPLTANDEYIIMGYENEERSRLLLIEGSIAQKWKDRMGRKVRRWDQSRGNPGRSNMRRSRH